Proteins encoded by one window of Kribbella flavida DSM 17836:
- a CDS encoding ABC transporter permease — protein MTWIGDNSVLIWEQLREHLFLALLPMVLGLLISVPLGYVATRFSWLANPLVALGGVLYSLPSIALFIVLPALIGTKVLSAANIVIALTIYAVSLLIRNVIDGLRSVPEDVLQAAVSVGYGTLRRVITIDLPIAVPVIFAGLRVVTVANISMVSVGAIIGIGGLGELFTLGFQQDFLTPILVGVVLSLALALLADVALVGLQRILTPWARVNTPKEA, from the coding sequence ATGACCTGGATCGGTGACAACAGCGTTCTGATCTGGGAGCAGTTGCGAGAGCATCTGTTCCTGGCGTTGCTGCCGATGGTGCTCGGGCTGCTGATCTCCGTTCCGCTCGGGTACGTGGCCACGCGGTTCAGCTGGCTGGCCAACCCGTTGGTCGCGCTCGGTGGCGTGCTGTACTCGCTGCCGTCGATCGCGCTGTTCATCGTGCTGCCGGCGCTGATCGGCACCAAGGTGCTGTCGGCGGCCAACATCGTCATCGCGCTCACCATCTACGCGGTCTCGCTGCTGATCCGCAACGTGATCGACGGGTTGCGCTCGGTTCCCGAGGACGTGCTGCAGGCCGCGGTGTCGGTGGGCTATGGAACCCTGCGAAGGGTGATCACGATCGACCTGCCCATCGCCGTCCCGGTGATCTTCGCCGGGCTGCGCGTCGTCACGGTCGCGAACATCTCGATGGTCAGCGTCGGCGCCATCATCGGCATCGGCGGTCTCGGCGAGCTGTTCACGCTCGGCTTCCAGCAGGACTTCCTCACCCCGATCCTGGTCGGCGTCGTGCTCTCGCTCGCGCTGGCCCTGCTCGCGGACGTCGCGCTGGTCGGGCTGCAGCGGATCCTGACCCCGTGGGCCCGGGTCAACACGCCGAAGGAGGCCTGA
- the rpsN gene encoding 30S ribosomal protein S14, giving the protein MAKTSKIAKNEQRKRTVARYAGRRAELKRIIADPAGSFEARGDAQLQLQKLPRDASPIRVRNRDAADGRPRGYLRKAGISRVRFRTMAHRGELPGITKSSW; this is encoded by the coding sequence GTGGCGAAGACCAGCAAGATCGCCAAGAACGAGCAGCGCAAGCGCACCGTCGCCCGGTACGCCGGGCGGCGGGCGGAGCTGAAGCGGATCATCGCCGATCCGGCCGGCTCGTTCGAGGCGCGCGGCGACGCGCAGCTCCAGCTGCAGAAGCTGCCGCGGGACGCGAGCCCGATCCGGGTCCGCAACCGCGACGCCGCCGACGGCCGGCCGCGCGGGTACCTGCGCAAGGCCGGCATCTCCAGAGTTCGGTTCCGCACGATGGCCCACCGTGGGGAACTGCCGGGGATCACCAAATCGTCTTGGTGA
- a CDS encoding GNAT family N-acetyltransferase, producing the protein MVEVRPAAPGDGAGIAAVYAASLPWLVKTARGVEAELSPGTGRLVLVAAEADTIVGFGNVFRPDPAEDAPRVRIAAHVAPQHRGRGIGRTLAAEVERIGTEFGAASLLTVVDDAAAARRFAERRGFVIDRPMSQSRARLADSPDPVDPPAGLRLTTYDELDPRQVWDATAAVVAGDPSGLSHAPPYEDWLETDWNYPDLRRDLSVAVLDGDRVASFVTTTADPDRRVIWSNLTGTVAAYRGRGLAKVVKSHALRRAHAAGLETAFTGNDADNRPMLAVNRWLGYRPAGSAWTAGKVLR; encoded by the coding sequence ATGGTCGAAGTACGCCCGGCGGCCCCGGGAGACGGGGCGGGCATCGCCGCGGTGTACGCGGCGTCGCTGCCCTGGCTGGTGAAGACGGCTCGAGGGGTCGAGGCAGAACTGTCGCCGGGCACGGGACGGCTCGTGCTGGTGGCTGCCGAGGCGGACACGATCGTCGGATTCGGCAACGTTTTCCGTCCCGACCCGGCCGAGGACGCGCCCCGCGTGCGGATCGCCGCGCACGTCGCGCCGCAGCATCGCGGCCGGGGAATCGGCCGGACCCTGGCCGCCGAGGTCGAGCGGATCGGCACCGAGTTCGGCGCGGCGTCGCTGCTGACCGTCGTGGACGACGCCGCCGCTGCCCGTCGGTTCGCCGAACGGCGTGGCTTCGTCATCGACCGGCCGATGAGCCAGTCCCGGGCGCGGCTCGCGGACAGCCCCGACCCGGTCGACCCGCCCGCCGGGCTGCGCCTGACGACGTACGACGAACTCGACCCGCGGCAGGTGTGGGACGCGACGGCGGCTGTCGTCGCGGGAGATCCGAGCGGCCTGTCGCACGCCCCGCCGTACGAGGACTGGCTGGAGACGGACTGGAACTACCCCGACCTGCGCCGGGACCTCAGCGTCGCGGTGCTCGACGGCGACCGGGTGGCGTCGTTCGTCACGACCACGGCCGACCCGGACCGCCGGGTGATCTGGTCGAACCTGACCGGCACCGTTGCGGCGTACCGGGGGCGCGGGCTGGCGAAGGTGGTCAAGTCGCACGCGCTGCGCCGGGCCCACGCGGCCGGGCTGGAGACGGCCTTCACCGGGAACGACGCGGACAACCGGCCGATGCTCGCGGTGAACCGCTGGCTCGGCTACCGGCCGGCGGGCTCGGCCTGGACGGCCGGGAAGGTGCTGCGATGA
- a CDS encoding allantoate amidohydrolase has protein sequence MSESFEQMWAALAAVGRDPSTGGYRRGGWTPTERAATDWFTDQCAARDLTLESDGIGNLIAWWNPSSDVQGVVTGSHLDSVLDGGAFDGPLGVVSALAAVDRLRAEGFEPSVPIGVGAFVEEEGSRFGMPCLGSRIATGVLPAAKALALQDRAGVTLAHALEQAGTDPAGVGPSPLLERMGTFVELHVEQGRALTAPVGVASSIWPHGRFRFTFTGEANHAGTTLMEDRHDPMLTYAMTALAANKQARLAGARATFGRLAVEPNGTNAVPSVVTAWLDARAASDDVLNQLLAAITRQATERAERDGTSVEVVAESVSPIVDFPAGLRDRLAGVLDSVVGGAPVLPTGAGHDAGVFSDAGIPTAMLFVRNPTGVSHSPAEHAEMDDCLAGVEALAAVLKDLAR, from the coding sequence TTGTCCGAGTCCTTCGAGCAGATGTGGGCGGCGCTGGCCGCCGTCGGCCGGGACCCCTCCACCGGGGGGTACCGCCGCGGCGGCTGGACGCCGACCGAACGCGCGGCCACCGACTGGTTCACCGACCAGTGCGCCGCCCGCGACCTGACCCTGGAGTCCGACGGCATCGGCAACCTCATCGCCTGGTGGAACCCGTCCTCCGACGTCCAAGGTGTGGTGACGGGCAGCCACCTGGACTCCGTGCTCGACGGGGGTGCCTTCGACGGGCCTTTGGGAGTTGTCTCGGCGCTGGCGGCTGTTGACCGGCTGCGGGCCGAGGGGTTCGAGCCGTCGGTGCCGATCGGGGTCGGGGCGTTCGTGGAGGAGGAGGGATCCCGGTTCGGCATGCCGTGCCTGGGGTCCCGGATCGCGACCGGAGTGCTGCCGGCCGCGAAGGCGCTGGCGTTGCAGGACCGCGCCGGCGTCACGCTGGCGCACGCGCTCGAGCAGGCCGGCACCGATCCGGCCGGGGTGGGTCCGTCGCCGCTGCTGGAGCGGATGGGCACCTTCGTCGAACTGCACGTCGAGCAAGGCCGTGCGCTGACCGCGCCGGTCGGTGTCGCCAGCTCGATCTGGCCGCACGGGCGGTTCCGGTTCACCTTCACCGGGGAGGCCAACCACGCCGGCACCACCTTGATGGAGGACCGGCACGACCCGATGCTCACCTACGCGATGACCGCCCTGGCGGCCAACAAGCAGGCCCGGCTGGCCGGTGCCCGGGCCACCTTCGGCCGGCTGGCGGTCGAGCCGAACGGGACGAACGCCGTACCGTCGGTGGTGACCGCGTGGCTGGACGCCCGGGCCGCCTCCGACGACGTGCTCAACCAGTTGCTGGCAGCAATCACCCGGCAGGCGACCGAGCGCGCCGAGCGGGACGGCACCAGCGTCGAGGTGGTCGCCGAGTCGGTCTCGCCGATCGTCGACTTCCCGGCCGGCCTGCGCGACCGGCTGGCCGGCGTACTGGACAGCGTCGTGGGCGGGGCTCCGGTGCTGCCGACCGGAGCCGGGCACGACGCCGGAGTGTTCTCAGACGCGGGCATCCCGACCGCCATGCTGTTCGTACGCAACCCGACCGGGGTCTCGCACTCACCGGCCGAGCACGCCGAGATGGACGACTGTCTGGCCGGGGTCGAGGCGCTGGCGGCGGTGCTGAAAGACCTGGCCCGGTGA
- a CDS encoding ABC transporter permease: MLQGFLDFISDSANWAGAEGIGNRILQHLGYTFLSLAIAALIALPIGLLIGHTRRGAFLAINTGNAARALPTLGLLTLIVLLIGIGRVPVIIALVVLGIPPIMASTYAGVSGVDRSTIDAARGMGMTGREILTKVEIPIALPLIISGLRSATLQIVSTATVAAYVALGGLGRYVIDGLSLRDFPQMLTGAVLVAVLAILLDLVFAAIARYAVSAGLTGRVRRNTDTKTSTAPAPAGV, translated from the coding sequence GTGCTGCAGGGATTCCTCGACTTCATCTCCGACTCCGCCAACTGGGCCGGCGCCGAGGGCATCGGCAACCGGATCCTCCAGCACCTGGGCTACACGTTCCTCTCGCTGGCGATCGCCGCGCTGATCGCGCTGCCGATCGGCCTGCTGATCGGGCACACCCGGCGCGGCGCGTTCCTGGCCATCAACACCGGCAACGCCGCCCGCGCGCTGCCGACGCTCGGCCTGCTCACGCTGATCGTGCTGCTGATCGGCATCGGCCGGGTGCCGGTCATCATCGCGCTGGTGGTGCTCGGCATCCCGCCGATCATGGCCTCGACGTACGCCGGGGTCTCCGGCGTGGACCGGTCCACCATCGACGCGGCCCGCGGGATGGGCATGACCGGCCGGGAGATCCTGACCAAGGTGGAGATCCCGATCGCGCTGCCGCTGATCATCTCCGGCCTGCGCAGCGCCACCCTGCAGATCGTGTCGACCGCGACGGTCGCGGCGTACGTCGCGCTCGGCGGGCTCGGCCGGTACGTGATCGACGGACTCAGCCTGCGGGACTTCCCGCAGATGCTGACCGGCGCGGTGCTGGTCGCCGTGCTGGCGATCCTGCTCGACCTGGTCTTCGCCGCGATCGCGCGGTACGCCGTCTCGGCCGGACTGACCGGACGGGTGCGGCGTAACACCGACACCAAGACTTCCACTGCTCCGGCACCGGCCGGGGTGTAG
- the hutH gene encoding histidine ammonia-lyase, with the protein METAEVVVGTGPLAAGDMVAVARYGAKVRIDDHALEQIAKARTVIEGLAHAEIPHYGVSTGFGALATRHIAPELRAQLQRSLVRSHAAGSGPEVEPEVVRALTLLRLSTLATGRTGVKVDTAQAYAGLLNAGLTPVVHEYGSLGCSGDLAPLAHVALAVMGEGKVREADGTLRDAAEALAAHGLAPVVLAEKEGLALINGTDGMLGMLVLALADLDRLLKTADIAAAMSVEGQLGTDRVFAADLQALRPHPGQAAAAANLRAVLADSAIVASHRGPECNRVQDAYSLRCSPQVHGAARDTVAHAATVAGRELAAAIDNPVVLPDGRVESNGNFHGAPVGYVLDFLAIAIADVASISERRTDRFLDVARNHGLNAFLADDPGVDSGHMIAQYTQAAIVSELKRLAVPASVDSIPSSAMQEDHVSMGWSAARKLRKAVDGLQRVLAVEILTAARALDLRAPLQPAPATAAVRRELRAHVEGPGTDRHLAPEIEYSVQLVADRTYLSAVEAVTGPLS; encoded by the coding sequence GTGGAAACAGCTGAAGTAGTGGTGGGCACCGGGCCGCTGGCTGCCGGCGACATGGTCGCGGTGGCGCGGTACGGCGCGAAGGTACGGATCGACGACCACGCGCTCGAGCAGATCGCCAAGGCGCGGACCGTGATCGAGGGCCTGGCGCACGCCGAGATCCCGCACTACGGGGTCTCGACCGGGTTCGGTGCGCTCGCCACCCGGCACATCGCCCCGGAACTGCGCGCCCAGCTGCAGCGCAGCCTGGTCCGGTCGCACGCGGCCGGCTCCGGTCCCGAGGTCGAGCCCGAGGTCGTTCGCGCGCTGACGCTGCTGCGCCTGTCCACGCTCGCGACCGGCCGCACCGGGGTGAAGGTGGACACCGCCCAGGCGTACGCCGGGCTGCTGAACGCCGGGCTCACCCCGGTCGTGCACGAGTACGGCAGCCTCGGGTGTTCCGGCGACCTGGCGCCGCTGGCGCACGTCGCTCTGGCAGTGATGGGCGAGGGCAAGGTCCGCGAGGCCGACGGGACCCTGCGTGACGCCGCCGAGGCGCTCGCGGCCCACGGGCTGGCGCCGGTCGTGCTCGCCGAGAAGGAAGGCCTCGCCCTGATCAACGGGACCGACGGCATGCTCGGCATGCTGGTCCTCGCGCTCGCCGACCTGGACCGGCTGCTGAAGACCGCCGACATCGCCGCCGCGATGAGCGTCGAGGGTCAGCTCGGCACCGACCGCGTGTTCGCCGCGGACCTGCAGGCCCTGCGCCCGCACCCGGGCCAGGCCGCGGCCGCCGCCAACCTGCGCGCCGTGCTGGCGGACAGCGCGATCGTGGCCAGCCATCGCGGTCCGGAGTGCAACCGGGTCCAGGACGCGTACTCGCTGCGCTGCTCGCCGCAGGTCCACGGCGCCGCCCGCGACACCGTCGCCCACGCGGCCACCGTCGCCGGCCGCGAGCTCGCCGCTGCGATCGACAATCCGGTGGTGCTGCCCGACGGGCGGGTCGAGTCGAACGGCAACTTCCACGGCGCCCCGGTCGGCTACGTGCTCGACTTCCTCGCCATCGCGATCGCCGACGTGGCGAGCATCAGCGAACGCCGGACCGACCGCTTCCTCGACGTCGCCCGCAACCACGGCCTGAACGCGTTCCTCGCCGACGACCCGGGCGTCGACAGCGGCCACATGATCGCGCAGTACACCCAGGCGGCGATCGTGTCCGAGCTGAAGCGGCTGGCGGTGCCGGCCAGTGTCGACTCGATCCCGAGCAGCGCGATGCAGGAGGACCACGTCTCGATGGGCTGGTCCGCGGCCCGCAAGCTGCGCAAGGCGGTGGACGGCCTGCAGCGCGTCCTCGCCGTCGAGATCCTCACCGCAGCCCGCGCCCTGGACCTGCGGGCACCGCTGCAGCCGGCGCCCGCCACCGCCGCCGTACGGCGTGAGCTGCGGGCGCACGTCGAAGGGCCGGGCACCGACCGGCACCTGGCGCCCGAGATCGAGTACTCCGTCCAGCTAGTTGCTGATCGCACCTATTTGTCCGCTGTCGAGGCCGTCACCGGCCCACTGTCCTGA
- a CDS encoding ABC transporter ATP-binding protein, protein MIEFEDVTKRYPDGTVAVDSLSLRIPSNQITVFVGPSGCGKTTSLRMINRTIERTSGTISIDGEDINAGDPVSLRRGIGYVIQHAGLFPHKTVVDNVATVPKLLGWDKRKTRSTAMELLERVGLDPKLAERYPAQLSGGQQQRVGVARALAADPKIMLMDEPFSAVDPIVRHQLQEELLRLQRDIGKTIVFVTHDIDEAIKLGDNVAVLRVGGKLAQFAPPAELLAQPADDFVESFIGQDRGYRALTFVTAEELPLGPVPAELAVGDDGRPAGWHKDGETLPLGAVFQRGDSLRAAMDAVLTSPVGQGVCVDEAGKPVGVIDYTGLSGVLRP, encoded by the coding sequence ATGATCGAGTTCGAAGACGTCACCAAGCGGTACCCCGACGGCACGGTCGCCGTCGACAGCCTGTCACTGCGGATCCCGAGCAACCAGATCACCGTGTTCGTCGGGCCCTCGGGCTGCGGCAAGACGACCTCGTTGCGGATGATCAACCGCACCATCGAGCGCACCAGCGGCACGATCTCGATCGACGGCGAGGACATCAACGCCGGCGATCCGGTCAGCCTGCGGCGCGGCATCGGTTACGTGATCCAGCACGCCGGGCTGTTCCCGCACAAGACCGTGGTGGACAACGTCGCCACGGTGCCCAAGCTGCTCGGCTGGGACAAGCGCAAGACCCGGTCGACCGCGATGGAGCTGCTGGAGCGGGTCGGTCTCGACCCGAAGCTGGCCGAGCGCTACCCGGCCCAGCTGTCGGGTGGCCAGCAGCAACGAGTCGGCGTCGCCCGGGCGCTGGCCGCCGACCCGAAGATCATGCTGATGGACGAGCCGTTCAGCGCCGTCGACCCGATCGTGCGGCACCAGCTCCAGGAGGAGCTGCTGCGGCTGCAGCGCGACATCGGCAAGACCATCGTGTTCGTCACCCACGACATCGACGAGGCGATCAAGCTCGGTGACAACGTCGCCGTCCTGCGCGTCGGCGGCAAGCTGGCCCAGTTCGCGCCGCCGGCCGAGCTGCTGGCCCAGCCGGCCGACGACTTCGTGGAGAGCTTCATCGGCCAGGACCGCGGCTACCGGGCGCTCACCTTCGTCACCGCCGAGGAGCTGCCGCTCGGCCCGGTGCCGGCCGAGCTCGCGGTCGGCGACGACGGCCGGCCCGCTGGCTGGCACAAGGACGGCGAGACCCTGCCGCTGGGCGCGGTCTTCCAGCGCGGCGACTCCCTGCGCGCCGCGATGGACGCCGTACTGACCTCCCCGGTCGGACAGGGCGTCTGCGTCGACGAGGCAGGCAAGCCGGTAGGCGTGATCGACTACACCGGTCTCTCCGGGGTGCTTCGGCCATGA
- the rpmG gene encoding 50S ribosomal protein L33: protein MAKRNDIRPIVKLRSTGGTGFTYVTRKNRRNDPDRLLMRKYDPVLRQHVDFREER, encoded by the coding sequence ATGGCCAAGCGCAACGACATCCGCCCGATCGTCAAGCTGCGGAGCACCGGTGGGACCGGGTTCACCTACGTGACGCGGAAGAACCGCCGCAACGACCCCGACCGGCTGCTGATGCGCAAGTACGACCCGGTACTGCGCCAGCACGTCGACTTCCGCGAAGAGCGGTAG
- a CDS encoding IclR family transcriptional regulator, with amino-acid sequence MSGNVPASTRTLRVLTFLATQPGPVPMERIASAVGLPRSSTYHLLRAMIDEGFVVHLPEEKRYGLGVAAFEIGSAYLRHDPLERLARPLLAQLVAEVGQTAHLGVLHGRELVYLLKEQPPRPVTLVTDVGVRLPATLTASGRALLAALPPAQVRALFPSPETFVRRTDQGPQTLSQLRRLLADERQQGFAIEESHVTAGVTSVASAALDHAGHPVAAISVSFRSDAIAPGERFLLARRVRQAADALTRRLRG; translated from the coding sequence GTGAGCGGCAACGTTCCCGCCTCGACCCGCACGCTGCGGGTACTGACGTTCCTGGCCACCCAGCCCGGACCGGTACCGATGGAGCGCATTGCCTCCGCGGTCGGCCTGCCACGCTCGTCGACCTACCACTTGCTGCGAGCAATGATCGACGAGGGCTTCGTCGTGCACCTGCCGGAGGAGAAGCGGTACGGCCTCGGCGTGGCCGCGTTCGAGATCGGCTCGGCCTACCTGCGGCACGACCCGCTGGAGCGGCTGGCTCGGCCGTTGCTCGCGCAGCTCGTCGCCGAGGTCGGGCAGACGGCGCATCTCGGCGTACTGCACGGACGTGAGCTGGTCTACCTGCTGAAGGAACAGCCGCCACGGCCGGTGACCCTGGTGACGGATGTCGGGGTGCGGCTGCCGGCCACGCTGACGGCGTCCGGCCGCGCACTGCTCGCTGCGCTTCCGCCGGCCCAGGTGCGGGCGTTGTTCCCGTCGCCGGAGACCTTCGTACGGCGTACCGACCAGGGTCCGCAGACGCTGAGCCAGCTGCGCCGGCTGCTGGCGGACGAACGGCAGCAGGGTTTCGCGATCGAGGAGTCGCACGTCACCGCCGGTGTCACCTCGGTCGCCAGCGCCGCGCTCGACCACGCCGGCCACCCCGTCGCCGCGATCAGCGTCTCCTTCCGCAGCGACGCGATCGCCCCCGGCGAACGCTTCCTCCTGGCCCGCCGGGTCCGCCAGGCCGCCGACGCCCTCACCCGCCGGCTCCGCGGCTGA
- the hutU gene encoding urocanate hydratase, with amino-acid sequence MSGPRPVRASRGTTLTAQGWQQEAALRMLQNNLDPEVAEHPDELVVYGGSGKAARDWNSFDAMVRTLTTLKDDETMLVQSGRPVGVMRTHEWAPRVLIANSNLVGDWANWEEFRRLEALGLTMYGQMTAGSWIYIGTQGILQGTYETFAAVAAKKFGGTLAGTITLTAGLGGMGGAQPLAVTMNDGVAICVDVDESRIQRRIEHRYLDVRADSVDDALRLAEQAKAARRPLSIGVLGNAALIVPDLLERGAPIDVVTDQTSAHDPLMYLPVGVDFEDWGAARHKDPAGFTERAQASMAQHVAAMVGFADAGAEVFDYGNSIRDEARKAGFGRAFDFPGFVPAYIRPLFCEGKGPFRWAALSGNPADIAKTDQAILDLFPDNEHLTRWIKMAGERVAFQGLPARICWLGQGERDKAGLRFNDMVAAGELEAPIVIGRDHLDTGSVASPYRETEAMLDGSDAIADWPLLNALVNTASGASWVSIHHGGGVGMGRSIHAGQVSVADGTDLARQKLERVLSNDPAMGVIRHVDAGYDRAAEVAAERGVRVPMQES; translated from the coding sequence ATGTCCGGACCCCGTCCCGTGCGCGCATCCCGCGGTACCACCCTCACCGCCCAGGGCTGGCAGCAGGAGGCCGCGCTGCGGATGCTGCAGAACAACCTCGACCCGGAGGTCGCCGAGCACCCCGACGAACTGGTCGTCTACGGCGGCTCGGGCAAGGCCGCCCGGGACTGGAACTCCTTCGACGCGATGGTGCGCACGCTCACCACGCTGAAGGACGACGAGACCATGCTGGTCCAGTCGGGCCGCCCGGTCGGCGTGATGCGTACGCACGAGTGGGCACCGCGGGTGCTGATCGCGAACTCCAACCTGGTCGGCGACTGGGCCAACTGGGAGGAGTTCCGCCGGCTGGAGGCGCTCGGGCTGACCATGTACGGGCAGATGACGGCCGGCTCGTGGATCTACATCGGCACCCAGGGCATCCTGCAGGGCACCTACGAGACGTTCGCGGCGGTCGCGGCGAAGAAGTTCGGCGGCACGCTGGCCGGCACCATCACGCTCACCGCCGGACTCGGCGGCATGGGCGGCGCGCAGCCGCTCGCGGTGACGATGAACGACGGCGTGGCGATCTGCGTCGACGTCGACGAGTCCCGGATCCAGCGCCGGATCGAGCACCGCTACCTCGACGTCCGCGCCGACTCGGTGGACGACGCGCTGCGGCTGGCCGAGCAGGCCAAGGCGGCCCGCCGGCCGCTGTCGATCGGGGTGCTCGGCAACGCCGCGCTGATCGTGCCGGACCTGCTGGAGCGCGGCGCGCCGATCGACGTCGTCACCGACCAGACCTCGGCGCACGACCCGCTGATGTACCTGCCGGTCGGGGTGGACTTCGAGGACTGGGGCGCCGCGCGGCACAAGGACCCGGCCGGGTTCACCGAGCGGGCGCAGGCCTCGATGGCCCAGCACGTCGCGGCGATGGTCGGCTTCGCCGATGCCGGGGCCGAGGTGTTCGACTACGGCAACTCGATCCGGGACGAGGCCCGCAAGGCCGGGTTCGGCCGTGCGTTCGACTTCCCGGGCTTCGTCCCGGCGTACATCCGGCCGCTGTTCTGCGAGGGCAAGGGCCCGTTCCGGTGGGCCGCGCTGTCCGGCAACCCGGCCGACATCGCGAAGACCGACCAGGCGATCCTCGACCTCTTCCCGGACAACGAGCACCTCACCCGGTGGATCAAGATGGCCGGCGAACGGGTCGCGTTCCAGGGACTGCCGGCCCGGATCTGCTGGCTCGGCCAGGGCGAGCGGGACAAGGCCGGTCTGCGGTTCAACGACATGGTCGCCGCCGGGGAGCTGGAGGCGCCGATCGTGATCGGGCGCGACCACCTCGACACCGGCAGCGTCGCCTCGCCGTACCGGGAGACCGAGGCGATGCTGGACGGCTCGGACGCGATCGCGGACTGGCCGCTGCTGAACGCGCTGGTGAACACCGCCAGCGGCGCCTCCTGGGTGTCGATCCACCACGGCGGCGGCGTCGGCATGGGCCGGTCGATCCACGCCGGTCAGGTGTCGGTTGCCGATGGCACCGACCTGGCCCGGCAGAAGCTCGAGCGGGTACTGAGCAACGACCCGGCGATGGGCGTGATCCGGCACGTGGACGCCGGGTACGACCGGGCGGCCGAGGTGGCCGCCGAGCGCGGGGTCAGGGTTCCGATGCAGGAGTCCTGA
- a CDS encoding ABC transporter substrate-binding protein, with translation MFRRTFIRSAIAATAVLALAACGGGEDPLSSGDGAGGGSAPDKVDSLTVGSANFAESQVLAEIYAQALEAKGIKVNRKLNIGARELYMAAIQDKSVDLLPEYTGATLVYFKKDATENEAEAVYKALPDALPDGLEVLNKSEAADEDAIVVTQETAKKYSLKSIGDLKAVSKDMVAGGGPEFKTRTAGLAGMKDKYGVEFKEFKTLDAGGPLSLKALKDNTIQVTQFFTTQSAIKDNNLVVLEDPEHIHLPNNIVPLIRTDHKSPEVADTLNAVQAKLTTSALTDLVKRAEGGSESAAAVAKDWLSQNPLT, from the coding sequence GTGTTCAGAAGAACCTTCATCCGCAGCGCCATCGCCGCGACCGCCGTGCTCGCGCTCGCCGCCTGTGGAGGCGGGGAGGACCCGCTGAGCAGCGGCGACGGTGCCGGCGGCGGCTCGGCGCCCGACAAGGTCGACTCGCTCACCGTCGGCTCCGCCAACTTCGCCGAGAGCCAGGTGCTGGCCGAGATCTACGCCCAGGCGCTGGAGGCCAAGGGCATCAAGGTCAACCGCAAGCTGAACATCGGCGCCCGTGAGCTCTACATGGCCGCGATCCAGGACAAGTCGGTCGACCTGCTGCCGGAGTACACCGGGGCCACCCTGGTCTACTTCAAGAAGGACGCCACCGAGAACGAGGCCGAAGCGGTCTACAAGGCGCTGCCGGACGCGCTGCCGGACGGCCTCGAGGTGCTGAACAAGTCCGAGGCGGCCGACGAGGACGCGATCGTGGTGACCCAGGAGACGGCGAAGAAGTACTCGCTGAAGTCGATCGGCGACCTGAAGGCGGTCAGCAAGGACATGGTCGCGGGCGGTGGTCCCGAGTTCAAGACGCGGACCGCGGGTCTGGCCGGCATGAAGGACAAGTACGGCGTCGAGTTCAAGGAGTTCAAGACACTGGACGCCGGGGGTCCGCTGAGCCTGAAGGCGCTGAAGGACAACACCATCCAGGTGACCCAGTTCTTCACCACCCAGTCGGCGATCAAGGACAACAACCTGGTCGTGCTGGAGGACCCGGAGCACATCCACCTGCCGAACAACATCGTTCCGCTGATCCGGACCGACCACAAGAGCCCCGAGGTCGCCGACACGCTGAACGCGGTGCAGGCCAAGCTCACCACCTCCGCGCTGACCGACCTGGTCAAGCGGGCCGAGGGCGGCAGCGAGAGCGCGGCGGCGGTGGCCAAGGACTGGCTGTCGCAGAACCCGCTGACCTGA